The following are from one region of the Melaminivora suipulveris genome:
- the hepT gene encoding type VII toxin-antitoxin system HepT family RNase toxin translates to MVDDVLLNKAATIERCVGRARDEYFRDPDSFATDLTRQDAAILNIQRACEAALDMGQHLVRRDRLGVPQSARDVFALLARAGAIETGLAEELQRMVGFRNIAVHDYQKLQLPITVAIIETHLDGFLRYSSALLQRDAG, encoded by the coding sequence TGCTGCTGAACAAGGCAGCGACCATCGAGCGTTGCGTGGGCCGGGCGCGCGATGAGTATTTCCGCGATCCGGACAGCTTTGCCACCGACCTCACACGCCAGGACGCGGCCATCCTGAACATCCAGCGCGCCTGCGAGGCTGCCCTGGACATGGGGCAGCATCTGGTGCGCCGCGACCGCCTGGGCGTGCCGCAGAGTGCGCGTGACGTGTTCGCGCTGCTGGCGCGGGCAGGCGCAATAGAGACCGGGCTGGCCGAAGAGCTGCAGCGCATGGTGGGCTTTCGCAATATCGCCGTGCACGACTACCAGAAACTGCAGCTGCCCATCACGGTGGCCATCATCGAGACACACCTGGACGGCTTCCTGCGCTACAGCAGCGCGCTGTTGCAACGCGATGCCGGCTGA
- a CDS encoding ABC transporter permease: MPAEPLHSPQRRSASPRSRAWQRFRANRLGLWSLVLFCTLVALSLAAELISNDRPLVVRYEGQLYFPLMKDYAETTFGGDFPTPADYLDPFVRQRITQGGNWAIYPPNHYGPGTLNYFSKEPNPSPPSRENWLGTDDRGRDMLAQLIYGFRVSVLFGLALTAVGVVLGVAAGAVQGFFGGKTDLAFQRFIEIWGSMPELYLLIIFSAVFAPSIALLLVLLSLFGWMGLSDYVRAEFLRNRQLDYVKAARALGVKNGQIIWRHILPNSMTPVVTFLPFRMGAAILALTSLDFLGLGVPPGTPSLGELLSQGKNNIDAWWISLSTFAVLVTTLLLLTFMGDALRDALDPRKQ, from the coding sequence ATGCCGGCTGAGCCCCTGCATTCCCCGCAGCGCAGGAGCGCATCGCCCCGCAGCCGCGCCTGGCAGCGCTTCCGTGCCAACCGCCTGGGCTTGTGGAGCCTGGTGCTGTTCTGCACCCTGGTGGCGCTCAGCCTGGCCGCCGAGCTCATCAGCAACGACCGGCCGCTGGTCGTGCGCTATGAGGGGCAGCTGTACTTTCCGCTGATGAAGGACTATGCGGAAACGACGTTCGGCGGCGACTTTCCCACGCCGGCCGATTACCTGGACCCCTTCGTGCGCCAGCGCATCACGCAGGGCGGCAACTGGGCGATCTACCCGCCCAACCACTACGGCCCCGGCACGCTGAACTACTTTTCCAAAGAGCCCAACCCCTCGCCCCCCTCGCGCGAGAACTGGCTGGGCACGGACGACCGCGGGCGCGACATGCTGGCGCAGCTGATCTATGGCTTTCGCGTCAGCGTGCTCTTTGGCCTGGCGCTCACGGCAGTGGGCGTGGTGCTGGGCGTGGCGGCGGGGGCCGTGCAGGGCTTTTTTGGCGGCAAGACCGACCTGGCCTTCCAGCGCTTCATCGAGATCTGGGGCTCCATGCCCGAGCTGTACCTGCTCATCATCTTCAGCGCCGTGTTCGCGCCCAGCATTGCGCTGCTGCTGGTGCTGCTGTCGCTGTTCGGCTGGATGGGCCTGTCGGACTACGTGCGCGCCGAGTTTTTGCGCAACCGCCAGCTTGATTACGTGAAGGCGGCGCGCGCCCTGGGCGTGAAGAACGGGCAGATCATCTGGCGCCACATCCTGCCCAACAGCATGACGCCCGTGGTCACCTTTTTGCCATTCCGCATGGGCGCGGCCATCCTGGCGCTCACCTCGCTGGACTTCCTGGGCCTGGGCGTGCCGCCGGGCACGCCCAGCCTGGGCGAGCTGCTGAGCCAGGGCAAGAACAACATCGACGCATGGTGGATTTCGCTGTCCACCTTCGCCGTGCTGGTGACCACGCTCTTGCTGCTGACCTTCATGGGCGACGCGCTGCGCGACGCGCTAGATCCGAGAAAACAATGA